In Sphingomonas sp. PAMC26645, one DNA window encodes the following:
- a CDS encoding PilZ domain-containing protein yields MFAADFEPAERKSRRSALRAPVSLDVRIGKTGRTLCRVIDISVHGARLQTYSALKRGTSIWLNLPQIGQVVAEVMWADDYTAGCKFHTPLPTTVFEALVATASAR; encoded by the coding sequence ATGTTCGCCGCCGACTTCGAACCCGCAGAGCGTAAGTCCCGGCGCAGCGCACTTCGCGCTCCCGTTTCGCTCGATGTCCGGATCGGTAAGACCGGCCGCACACTTTGCAGAGTGATCGACATCTCGGTCCACGGTGCACGACTTCAAACTTATTCGGCGCTCAAGCGCGGTACCAGCATCTGGCTCAACCTTCCGCAAATCGGGCAGGTCGTTGCCGAGGTGATGTGGGCCGATGACTATACGGCGGGTTGCAAGTTCCACACTCCCCTGCCGACAACCGTATTCGAAGCCTTGGTCGCTACTGCGTCCGCACGCTGA
- the rpmE gene encoding 50S ribosomal protein L31, which produces MKADTHPDYHMITVQMTDGSKYQTRTTWGKEGDVMTLEIDPLAHPAWTGGRGTMLDTGGQVARFNKRFGGGLTLRK; this is translated from the coding sequence ATGAAGGCCGATACGCACCCCGATTATCACATGATCACCGTCCAGATGACCGATGGCAGCAAGTACCAGACTCGCACCACCTGGGGTAAGGAAGGCGATGTGATGACGCTCGAGATCGATCCGCTCGCGCATCCCGCATGGACCGGTGGCCGTGGCACGATGCTCGATACGGGCGGCCAGGTCGCGCGCTTCAACAAGCGTTTCGGTGGCGGTCTCACGCTCCGTAAGTAA
- the fabZ gene encoding 3-hydroxyacyl-ACP dehydratase FabZ: MSETVNDTAKASLGPLDIERVMAALPHRYPLLLVDRVEDLILDTSITAIKAVSMNEQFFQGHFPGRPIMPGVLIVEAMAQAAGILAVESLGLAGSGKLVYFMAIDGAKFRKPVEPGVLLKLEVTFVQKRSSVCKFAGRALVDGQLVAEANFTAMIADPPKA; encoded by the coding sequence ATGAGCGAGACTGTGAACGACACGGCAAAGGCTAGTTTGGGTCCGCTCGATATCGAGCGGGTCATGGCCGCGTTGCCGCATCGCTATCCGTTGCTGCTGGTCGATCGTGTCGAGGATTTGATCCTCGACACCTCGATCACCGCGATCAAGGCGGTGTCGATGAACGAGCAGTTCTTCCAGGGACATTTCCCTGGACGCCCGATCATGCCGGGCGTGCTGATCGTCGAGGCGATGGCACAGGCGGCGGGGATTCTCGCCGTCGAGTCGCTGGGTCTCGCGGGCTCGGGCAAGCTCGTCTATTTCATGGCGATCGACGGGGCCAAGTTCCGCAAGCCGGTCGAGCCGGGCGTGTTGCTCAAGCTCGAAGTGACGTTCGTCCAGAAGCGTAGTTCGGTGTGCAAGTTCGCCGGCCGCGCGCTGGTCGACGGGCAGTTGGTCGCCGAGGCGAACTTCACCGCGATGATCGCCGACCCGCCGAAAGCCTGA
- a CDS encoding OmpH family outer membrane protein yields MTTFKTLLLAAALVAPAAMTATAADAQVSGIAVADAQGAIANSKAWNAARAQIETTYKAQLDQAETRRQAVARELQPLVTAFQTAQRAPGATDASLRPQAQAIQTRETAANQELARLTQPAQRAQQYAIEQIQAKLSDAVTAAVRAKNVSLLLRPEAALFAQPTADITPAITTELDRLVPSVSTAVPANWQPNQQGGQQQPGAAPAPAGRSPAATRTPQGR; encoded by the coding sequence ATGACGACGTTCAAGACGCTTCTCCTCGCCGCAGCGCTCGTTGCGCCTGCCGCCATGACCGCGACCGCTGCCGATGCACAGGTTTCGGGCATCGCCGTCGCCGACGCGCAGGGTGCGATCGCCAACTCGAAGGCCTGGAACGCCGCGCGCGCCCAGATCGAGACGACCTACAAGGCCCAGCTCGACCAGGCCGAGACGCGCCGCCAGGCCGTGGCTCGCGAGCTCCAACCGCTGGTGACCGCGTTCCAGACCGCACAGCGTGCACCCGGCGCGACCGACGCGTCGCTGCGTCCGCAGGCTCAGGCGATCCAGACGCGTGAGACCGCGGCGAACCAGGAGCTTGCTCGCCTGACGCAGCCCGCTCAGCGCGCGCAGCAATACGCGATCGAGCAAATCCAGGCGAAACTCAGCGACGCCGTGACGGCCGCAGTTCGTGCCAAGAACGTCAGCCTGTTGCTGCGTCCCGAGGCCGCGCTGTTCGCGCAGCCGACCGCCGACATCACGCCTGCGATCACGACCGAACTCGACCGTCTCGTACCGTCGGTCAGCACCGCCGTGCCGGCAAACTGGCAGCCGAACCAGCAGGGTGGCCAGCAGCAGCCGGGCGCCGCGCCGGCTCCTGCCGGGCGTTCACCTGCCGCCACGCGCACGCCGCAGGGTCGTTAA
- the bamA gene encoding outer membrane protein assembly factor BamA gives MVTAINGYDFARKGALLLAGTILSGVPAFAQTAPAASPSAGPSTAPAGTATRNGATRVAPPVVTPIGAPVSVRTIKTLRVEGSQRIEGETVLSYTKLRVGIPYTAETLDQALKDLQASDLFADYSIAGVEDGNIVLRVRENPIINRVIIEGNKALKSDKITKEIKLAPRQIFTRTAVRQDIARIIELYRRQGRFAAVIDPKMVNLDQNRVDVVFEISEGPKSKVRQINILGNEVFSDDQIRGQMATKQSRLFRLLSSATSYDQDRLSYDQQKLRQFYLTQGYADFRVTSAVAELTPDKKDFIITYVVEEGKRYKFGDVTVDSQIRDFDNTKLAATLPLKKGDWYNAKLVEDSVDNLSQTAGLFGYAFTEVNPEFQKDAETLTMGINFNIAEAKRTYVERIDINGNTQTQDKVVRREIRLAEGDAFNSFQVKRSQDRINSLGYFADKMEIKQLPGSAPDRVILETNLEEKSTGELQLSAGYSSLERFIIQANITQRNFRGKGQELRAGVNYSSYSKSIELGFTEPYLFDKNIAVGGDIFRRDYNSFNYVGNDRQTNYSQVSTGFQLRAGVPLTEFWSLSARYGLSYDEVSLDSQYLNADGSCNLEVAGRYLCEAIGNRWTSSVGYSISRDTLNSRLRPTAGSRFSFSQDFAGLGGDVKYLRTRLEGSKYANLGSGFIGSIVAEGGYIHPLESSPGPGRDPIRITDRFYLGEPQFRGFDIRGVGPRVLRAGYVIAADGSQSVQTDRDQIQDDALGGRAYYLARAEIEIPLGSGARELGLRPSIYAQVGSLFGIKKPLPTFNYDQAKSAAGALLFNADGSPTLLQNQYKDSGGNPLYLTPEVPATATTPGIASVQTICPAGVIAAGATTCSGTTANARYLNPNIYQETFLGNSAKPRLSVGIGVNWNSPFGPLRIDLAKALLTQKGDDPKLITFNVGTQF, from the coding sequence TTGGTGACAGCGATCAACGGTTACGATTTCGCGCGTAAGGGCGCCCTGCTGCTTGCAGGAACGATCCTGTCGGGCGTTCCCGCCTTCGCGCAGACGGCACCCGCCGCCTCGCCTTCCGCTGGGCCTTCTACCGCGCCTGCCGGAACGGCGACGCGTAACGGTGCGACGCGAGTCGCTCCGCCGGTAGTAACGCCCATCGGCGCGCCGGTATCCGTGCGGACGATAAAGACTTTGCGCGTCGAGGGATCGCAGCGCATCGAGGGCGAGACGGTGCTCAGCTATACCAAGCTGCGCGTCGGCATCCCCTACACCGCCGAGACGCTCGATCAGGCGCTGAAGGATCTCCAGGCCAGCGACCTGTTCGCGGATTACTCGATCGCAGGTGTCGAGGACGGCAATATCGTCCTTCGCGTGCGCGAGAACCCGATCATCAACCGCGTGATCATCGAGGGCAACAAGGCGCTCAAGAGCGACAAGATCACCAAGGAGATCAAGCTCGCGCCGCGTCAGATCTTCACACGCACCGCGGTCCGCCAGGATATCGCGCGGATCATCGAGCTGTATCGTCGCCAGGGCCGCTTCGCCGCGGTGATCGATCCGAAGATGGTCAACCTCGACCAGAACCGCGTCGACGTGGTGTTCGAGATCAGCGAAGGGCCGAAGTCGAAGGTCCGCCAGATCAACATCCTCGGCAACGAGGTGTTCTCCGACGACCAGATTCGCGGCCAGATGGCGACCAAGCAGTCGCGCCTGTTCCGTCTGCTGTCGTCGGCGACCAGCTACGATCAGGATCGCCTGTCCTATGATCAGCAGAAGCTTCGCCAGTTCTACCTGACGCAGGGCTATGCGGATTTCCGCGTGACGTCGGCAGTCGCCGAGCTGACGCCGGACAAGAAGGACTTCATCATCACGTACGTGGTGGAAGAGGGCAAGCGCTACAAGTTCGGTGATGTCACCGTCGACAGCCAGATCCGCGACTTCGACAACACCAAGCTGGCGGCCACGCTGCCGCTGAAGAAGGGCGACTGGTACAACGCCAAGTTGGTCGAGGATTCGGTCGACAATCTCAGCCAGACCGCGGGCCTGTTTGGTTACGCGTTCACCGAGGTGAACCCGGAGTTCCAGAAGGACGCCGAAACGCTGACGATGGGGATTAATTTCAACATCGCCGAAGCCAAGCGTACCTATGTCGAGCGGATCGACATCAACGGCAACACGCAGACGCAGGACAAGGTCGTGCGTCGCGAGATACGTCTGGCCGAGGGCGACGCGTTCAACAGCTTCCAGGTGAAGCGTTCGCAGGATCGCATCAACTCGTTGGGGTATTTCGCCGACAAGATGGAGATCAAGCAGCTGCCGGGCTCAGCGCCCGACCGCGTGATCCTCGAAACCAACCTCGAAGAGAAATCGACTGGCGAGCTTCAGCTATCGGCGGGCTATTCGAGCCTCGAGCGCTTCATCATCCAGGCGAATATCACGCAGCGCAACTTCCGTGGCAAGGGCCAGGAACTGCGCGCTGGCGTTAACTATTCGAGCTACTCGAAGTCGATCGAGCTGGGCTTCACCGAGCCTTATCTGTTCGACAAGAACATCGCAGTCGGTGGCGACATCTTCCGCCGCGACTACAACTCGTTCAACTATGTCGGCAACGATCGCCAGACCAACTATTCACAGGTCTCGACCGGCTTCCAGCTTCGTGCCGGCGTGCCGTTGACTGAATTCTGGTCTCTTTCCGCACGTTATGGCTTGTCCTACGACGAGGTTAGCCTCGACAGCCAATATTTGAATGCAGACGGTTCGTGTAACCTCGAAGTGGCGGGTCGATATCTGTGCGAAGCGATCGGCAATCGTTGGACGTCCTCGGTCGGCTACTCGATCAGCCGAGATACGTTGAACAGCCGCCTTCGTCCCACGGCAGGGTCACGTTTTTCGTTCAGCCAGGATTTTGCCGGGCTGGGTGGCGACGTGAAATATCTGCGTACGCGACTCGAGGGTTCGAAATATGCGAACCTCGGCAGCGGGTTTATCGGATCGATCGTCGCAGAAGGCGGGTACATCCATCCTCTGGAGAGCAGCCCAGGCCCTGGGCGAGACCCGATCCGTATCACCGATCGCTTCTACCTTGGTGAGCCACAGTTCCGCGGCTTCGACATTCGCGGCGTAGGCCCCCGCGTGTTGCGCGCCGGCTACGTGATCGCCGCCGATGGTTCGCAGTCGGTCCAGACCGATCGCGATCAGATCCAGGACGATGCACTTGGTGGTCGTGCCTACTACCTTGCGCGTGCTGAAATCGAGATTCCGTTGGGATCCGGTGCACGCGAACTGGGTTTGAGGCCGTCGATCTACGCTCAGGTGGGTAGCCTGTTCGGTATCAAGAAGCCGCTTCCGACGTTCAACTATGATCAGGCTAAAAGCGCAGCCGGTGCGTTGCTGTTCAATGCGGATGGTTCGCCGACGTTGCTGCAAAACCAGTATAAGGACAGCGGTGGCAATCCGCTTTACTTGACCCCAGAGGTTCCTGCGACTGCGACGACGCCAGGCATAGCGTCTGTCCAGACGATCTGCCCTGCAGGCGTGATAGCCGCTGGGGCGACGACGTGTTCCGGTACAACCGCCAACGCGCGGTATCTCAACCCGAACATTTATCAGGAAACGTTCCTGGGCAACTCTGCCAAGCCGCGTCTGTCGGTAGGTATCGGTGTCAACTGGAACTCGCCATTCGGTCCGCTCCGGATCGATCTCGCCAAAGCCTTGCTCACCCAGAAGGGTGACGACCCCAAGCTTATTACTTTCAACGTAGGGACACAGTTCTGA
- the rseP gene encoding RIP metalloprotease RseP, with the protein MIETPGVLLTILSFAAVIGPLVFVHEMGHYLAGRFFGIKADAFAIGFGHEIAGFTDKRGTRWKFGWLPLGGYVKFAGDMNPASQPSAEWLSLPAEERQRTFQSKPVWQRAIVVAAGPVVNFVVAILILAGFAFAYGDIRMPPIVGGTVPGSAAAAAGLQAGDRITGIGGRSVETFDDMARYARIRAGERTRIDAVRGDRTLSRDIVIGTELQRDRFGNEYRIGRLGIAGSKPVIVPVSLVEAPVVAVKRTGEIVSMMVETLGQVITGRRSVKELGGPLSIAKVSGEQMSLGLDAYVFLIALVSINLGFINLLPVPMLDGGHLFFYAIEAVRRRPVEPQVQEWAFRGGLAAILALMLLVTFNDLGNFGLWKNLAGLIG; encoded by the coding sequence TTGATCGAAACACCCGGTGTCCTGCTGACCATATTGTCGTTCGCCGCGGTGATCGGCCCCCTCGTGTTCGTGCACGAGATGGGACATTATCTCGCCGGGCGCTTTTTCGGGATCAAGGCGGATGCCTTCGCGATCGGCTTCGGCCACGAGATCGCCGGCTTTACCGACAAGCGCGGCACGCGGTGGAAGTTCGGTTGGTTGCCGCTCGGCGGTTACGTGAAGTTCGCCGGCGACATGAATCCGGCCAGCCAGCCCTCGGCCGAGTGGCTGTCGCTACCCGCCGAAGAGCGCCAGCGCACGTTCCAGTCCAAGCCGGTATGGCAGCGCGCGATCGTTGTGGCGGCCGGCCCGGTCGTCAACTTTGTCGTCGCGATCCTGATCCTTGCCGGCTTCGCGTTCGCCTATGGTGACATCCGCATGCCGCCGATCGTCGGCGGCACCGTTCCCGGCAGTGCCGCCGCAGCGGCAGGCCTGCAGGCCGGGGATCGGATTACCGGCATCGGCGGCCGGTCGGTCGAGACGTTCGATGACATGGCACGCTATGCCCGCATTCGCGCTGGCGAGCGGACCCGGATCGACGCGGTCCGCGGCGACCGGACGCTGTCGCGCGACATCGTCATCGGCACCGAACTGCAGCGCGATCGCTTCGGCAACGAATATCGAATCGGTCGTCTCGGCATCGCCGGCAGCAAGCCCGTCATCGTCCCCGTCAGCCTGGTCGAGGCACCGGTCGTGGCGGTGAAGCGAACCGGCGAGATCGTCTCCATGATGGTCGAGACGCTGGGGCAGGTCATCACCGGACGCCGTTCGGTGAAGGAACTTGGCGGACCACTCAGCATCGCCAAGGTCTCGGGCGAGCAGATGTCGCTGGGCCTCGACGCCTATGTCTTCCTGATCGCGCTCGTGTCGATCAATCTGGGGTTCATCAATCTGCTGCCAGTGCCGATGCTCGATGGAGGCCATTTGTTCTTCTATGCGATCGAAGCGGTGCGCAGGCGCCCGGTCGAGCCGCAGGTTCAGGAATGGGCGTTTCGAGGCGGTCTTGCGGCAATCCTCGCGCTGATGTTGCTCGTGACCTTCAACGATCTCGGCAATTTTGGGCTGTGGAAGAACTTGGCCGGCTTGATCGGCTGA
- a CDS encoding 1-deoxy-D-xylulose-5-phosphate reductoisomerase: MKSVTILGATGSVGTSTLDLVEREPDRFRVVALTANCDVAKLAAAAIRTQAEFAVVADEKCLPELREALAGTGIRAGGGAEAIAEAASSGADWTMGAIVGCAGLKPVMAAIEQGGTVVIANKEPLVSAGDVILAAAERAGATLLPADSEHNAIFQCFDATRPERVRRIILTCSGGPFRDWTTEQMRGVTLEQAVKHPNWSMGAKISVDSATCMNKGLELIEAARLFPIAHDRIEIVIHPQSVIHSLVDHVDGSVLAQLGPPDMRTPIAHTLAWPDRMATPMAPLDLVAIGRLDFEAPDPVRFPALRLAREALDAGGARPAILNAANEVAVEAFLQRRIGFLEIAAIVEHTLSCYDPAAPDSVDAVLAIDAEARILAGERVKDYAV, from the coding sequence ATGAAGAGCGTCACGATTTTGGGGGCTACCGGTTCGGTCGGCACCTCGACGCTCGACCTTGTCGAGCGGGAGCCGGATCGGTTTCGCGTCGTTGCACTGACGGCGAATTGCGATGTGGCGAAGCTTGCTGCGGCTGCGATCCGTACCCAGGCCGAGTTCGCGGTCGTCGCGGACGAAAAATGCCTGCCGGAGTTGCGTGAGGCGCTGGCCGGCACGGGGATTCGCGCGGGCGGGGGTGCCGAAGCGATCGCCGAGGCTGCGTCATCGGGCGCCGACTGGACGATGGGCGCGATCGTCGGTTGCGCCGGATTGAAGCCGGTGATGGCGGCGATCGAGCAGGGCGGGACCGTCGTGATCGCCAACAAGGAGCCGCTGGTCTCCGCCGGCGACGTAATCCTTGCCGCTGCCGAGCGGGCCGGTGCGACGCTGTTGCCGGCCGATTCCGAACATAATGCGATCTTCCAGTGCTTCGACGCGACCCGCCCGGAACGCGTCCGCCGGATCATCCTGACGTGCAGCGGCGGACCGTTCCGCGACTGGACGACCGAGCAGATGCGCGGCGTGACGCTCGAACAGGCGGTGAAGCATCCCAACTGGTCGATGGGCGCGAAGATCTCGGTCGATTCGGCGACCTGCATGAACAAGGGCCTCGAACTGATCGAGGCAGCGCGGCTGTTCCCGATTGCGCACGACCGGATCGAGATCGTCATTCACCCGCAATCGGTGATCCACAGCCTGGTCGATCATGTCGACGGGTCGGTGCTGGCGCAGCTCGGGCCTCCTGACATGCGGACGCCGATCGCGCATACGCTCGCATGGCCGGACCGGATGGCGACGCCGATGGCGCCGCTCGACCTCGTTGCGATCGGCCGACTCGACTTCGAGGCACCCGATCCGGTCCGCTTCCCCGCGTTGCGGCTGGCCCGCGAGGCGCTCGACGCAGGTGGCGCACGACCCGCAATTCTCAACGCAGCCAACGAGGTAGCGGTCGAGGCATTCCTGCAGCGGCGCATCGGCTTCCTCGAAATTGCCGCAATCGTCGAACATACGTTGTCGTGTTATGACCCGGCCGCGCCGGACAGTGTCGATGCCGTGCTGGCGATCGATGCCGAAGCGCGGATCTTGGCCGGCGAGCGTGTGAAGGATTACGCGGTTTGA
- a CDS encoding phosphatidate cytidylyltransferase → MIASVGMIAVASLALTLGGIAFWVLGVVAALFMMAEWSMLQGVDAKTKRMTQFALSVPLALMAPASLILVIHDFFTLGLLAGAAFFVVITTRKPKLALGIIYCGLPVFALMIIRRQDEGILFTLWALSLVWACDIGAFFTGRTLGGPKLAPVISPNKTWSGLIGGVVLASAVAVVLHTQYGLPMRMTLATPVLAVLAQMGDLYESWLKRVAGVKDSGNILPGHGGVMDRLDGLVPVAPVAAFLVLLPHFYA, encoded by the coding sequence ATGATCGCCAGCGTTGGGATGATCGCGGTGGCGAGCCTTGCGCTGACGCTCGGCGGGATCGCGTTTTGGGTGCTGGGCGTGGTCGCCGCGCTGTTCATGATGGCGGAATGGTCGATGCTCCAGGGCGTCGATGCGAAGACCAAGCGGATGACGCAGTTCGCGCTGTCGGTGCCGCTCGCGCTGATGGCGCCGGCGTCGCTGATCCTCGTGATCCACGATTTCTTCACGCTGGGCCTGCTCGCAGGCGCCGCGTTCTTCGTCGTCATCACCACGCGCAAACCCAAGCTGGCGCTGGGTATCATCTATTGTGGTTTGCCAGTGTTCGCGTTGATGATCATCCGGCGGCAGGACGAGGGCATCCTCTTCACGCTGTGGGCGCTGTCGCTGGTGTGGGCGTGCGATATCGGCGCGTTCTTTACCGGACGGACGCTGGGCGGGCCGAAGCTGGCGCCGGTGATCAGCCCTAACAAGACGTGGTCGGGGCTGATCGGTGGCGTCGTGCTGGCGAGCGCGGTCGCGGTGGTGCTGCATACGCAATACGGCCTGCCGATGCGGATGACGCTGGCGACGCCAGTGCTCGCGGTGCTCGCGCAGATGGGCGATCTTTACGAGAGTTGGTTGAAGAGAGTGGCAGGCGTGAAGGACAGCGGCAATATCCTGCCCGGACATGGCGGCGTGATGGATCGGCTCGACGGCCTGGTTCCGGTCGCGCCGGTCGCGGCGTTCCTCGTCCTGCTGCCGCACTTCTACGCATGA
- a CDS encoding isoprenyl transferase: MPRHVAIIMDGNGRWAKKRFLPRFAGHKAGVEAVRKVTRAARAMGIEALTLYAFSSENWRRPAEEVSDLMGLLRHFIRSDLDELARENVRLRVIGDYHSFSPDLVAMVDDAIARTAGNTGPILAIALNYGAHAELVTAARRLAERARDGALDPASIDEATIEAELDTHDLPPLDLMIRTSGEQRLSNFLLWQAAYAELLFVDTLWPDFDAAALSDAVAAFGQRQRRYGGL; encoded by the coding sequence GTGCCGCGTCATGTCGCGATCATCATGGACGGCAATGGCCGCTGGGCAAAGAAGCGGTTTCTGCCGCGCTTCGCCGGGCACAAGGCCGGCGTTGAGGCGGTCCGGAAAGTGACGCGCGCGGCGCGTGCGATGGGGATCGAGGCGCTGACGCTGTACGCGTTCTCGTCCGAGAACTGGCGGCGCCCGGCCGAAGAGGTCAGCGACCTGATGGGTCTGCTGCGGCATTTCATCCGCAGCGACCTCGACGAACTCGCACGCGAGAACGTCCGGCTGCGCGTGATTGGTGATTACCATAGCTTTTCGCCCGATCTGGTGGCGATGGTCGACGATGCGATCGCGCGGACGGCGGGCAATACCGGGCCGATTTTGGCGATCGCGCTGAATTACGGCGCGCATGCCGAGTTGGTGACGGCCGCGCGGCGTCTGGCGGAGCGGGCGCGCGATGGTGCGCTGGATCCGGCGAGCATCGACGAGGCGACGATTGAGGCGGAACTCGACACGCACGATCTGCCGCCGCTGGATTTGATGATCCGGACGTCGGGCGAGCAGCGCTTGTCGAACTTCCTGTTGTGGCAGGCGGCGTATGCGGAACTGCTGTTCGTCGACACGCTCTGGCCGGATTTCGACGCAGCAGCGCTCTCCGATGCGGTCGCGGCGTTCGGTCAGCGCCAGCGCCGCTACGGTGGTCTGTGA
- the frr gene encoding ribosome recycling factor, whose translation MAAYDKTDLERRMAGAVEALKSDLAGLRTGRASTALLDPVMVTVYGSSMPLNQVATVSAPEPRMLSVQVWDKSNVGPTDKAIRSAGLGLNPIVDGQTLRLPIPDLTEERRKELAKLAGQYAEKARIAVRNVRRDGMDSLKVDEKKGVFGEDERKRHETEVQKLTDSIIAELDATATAKEKEILGK comes from the coding sequence ATGGCTGCATACGACAAGACCGACCTCGAACGCCGCATGGCGGGTGCCGTCGAAGCGCTGAAGAGCGATCTCGCAGGCCTGCGCACCGGCCGCGCATCGACCGCGTTGCTCGATCCGGTTATGGTGACGGTTTACGGGTCGTCGATGCCGCTGAACCAGGTCGCGACCGTCTCGGCGCCCGAGCCGCGGATGCTGTCGGTACAGGTCTGGGACAAGTCGAACGTCGGCCCGACCGACAAGGCGATCCGCTCGGCAGGGCTGGGGCTCAACCCGATCGTCGACGGCCAGACGCTGCGCCTGCCGATCCCCGACCTGACCGAGGAGCGCCGCAAGGAACTCGCCAAGCTCGCCGGCCAGTATGCCGAGAAGGCGCGCATCGCGGTCCGCAACGTCCGTCGCGACGGAATGGATTCGCTCAAGGTCGACGAAAAGAAGGGTGTGTTCGGCGAGGACGAGCGCAAGCGTCACGAGACCGAAGTGCAGAAGCTGACCGACAGCATCATCGCCGAGCTCGATGCGACCGCGACCGCCAAGGAAAAGGAAATCCTGGGCAAGTGA
- the pyrH gene encoding UMP kinase: MTPPRYNRILLKLSGEVLMGPSGLSIDPTVTARVAQEIADIKAKGYEICIVVGGGNIFRGMAGAARGMDRATGDYMGMLATVMNALAVQNALEQIGVDTRVQSAIPMASVCEPFIRRRAERHLEKGRVVIFAAGVGSPYFTTDSGAALRAAEMKCDALFKGTSVDGVYNADPKTHPDAVRYETVTYSRVLSDDLKVMDASAIALCRDNNIPIVVFNIREPGNLAAVLAGDGVSTIVQNEQEL, translated from the coding sequence ATGACGCCTCCGCGCTACAACCGTATCCTGCTGAAACTGTCGGGCGAAGTCCTGATGGGGCCATCGGGTCTTTCGATCGATCCGACCGTCACCGCGCGCGTCGCGCAGGAGATCGCGGACATCAAGGCGAAGGGCTACGAAATCTGCATCGTCGTCGGTGGTGGCAACATCTTCCGCGGCATGGCGGGTGCGGCACGTGGGATGGACCGCGCGACCGGCGATTACATGGGCATGCTCGCGACGGTGATGAACGCGCTCGCCGTGCAGAACGCGCTGGAGCAGATCGGCGTCGACACGCGCGTCCAGTCGGCCATTCCGATGGCGTCGGTCTGCGAGCCGTTCATTCGCCGTCGCGCCGAGCGTCACCTGGAGAAGGGTCGCGTCGTGATCTTCGCGGCGGGCGTCGGCAGCCCCTATTTCACCACCGATTCGGGCGCCGCGCTGCGTGCTGCCGAGATGAAGTGCGACGCGCTGTTCAAGGGCACGTCGGTCGACGGCGTCTACAACGCCGACCCGAAGACGCACCCCGACGCAGTGCGCTACGAAACGGTCACGTACAGCCGCGTGCTGTCCGACGACCTCAAGGTCATGGACGCGAGCGCGATCGCGCTGTGCCGCGACAACAACATCCCGATCGTCGTCTTCAACATCCGCGAACCCGGCAATCTTGCCGCGGTGCTGGCGGGTGATGGCGTGTCGACGATCGTCCAGAACGAGCAGGAGCTTTAA
- the tsf gene encoding translation elongation factor Ts yields MADITAAMVKDLREKSGAGMMDCKKALSENAGDMEQAMDWLRTKGLAAAAKKSSRTAAEGLVGVAVSGTKGAAVEVNSETDFVAKNDQFQSFVRDVTQIALATGGDIEALKSQAMPSGKTVEEVLTNNVATIGENQSLRRSRTLEVSKGAVVPYIHNAAAPGLGKIGVLVALESEASDEVLQALGKQLAMHIAAAFPKALNEADLDESEIERERAIATEKAAESGKPADIIAKMVEGGIAKYRKEHALVSQLFVMDGKTKISDVVAKAGKDAGAEIKLVDYVRFQLGEGIEKEQSDFAAEVAAASGVPQA; encoded by the coding sequence ATGGCCGATATCACGGCAGCGATGGTCAAGGATCTGCGCGAGAAGAGCGGCGCGGGCATGATGGATTGCAAGAAGGCGCTGAGCGAGAACGCCGGCGACATGGAGCAGGCAATGGATTGGCTGCGCACCAAGGGGCTCGCAGCCGCCGCCAAGAAGTCGAGCCGTACCGCGGCCGAGGGCCTGGTCGGCGTTGCCGTGTCGGGCACCAAGGGCGCAGCGGTCGAAGTGAACTCGGAGACCGATTTTGTCGCGAAGAACGACCAGTTCCAGTCGTTCGTCCGTGACGTCACGCAGATCGCGCTCGCAACCGGCGGCGACATCGAGGCGCTGAAGTCGCAGGCGATGCCATCGGGCAAGACCGTCGAGGAAGTCCTGACGAACAACGTCGCGACGATCGGCGAGAACCAGTCGCTGCGCCGCTCGCGCACGCTGGAAGTCAGCAAGGGTGCGGTCGTTCCGTACATTCACAATGCAGCCGCTCCTGGCCTCGGCAAGATCGGCGTGCTTGTCGCGCTCGAGTCGGAGGCTTCGGACGAGGTTCTTCAGGCACTCGGCAAGCAGCTTGCGATGCACATCGCCGCGGCCTTCCCGAAGGCGCTCAACGAAGCCGACCTCGACGAGTCCGAGATAGAGCGCGAGCGCGCGATCGCGACCGAGAAGGCCGCCGAGTCAGGCAAGCCTGCCGACATCATCGCCAAGATGGTCGAGGGCGGCATCGCCAAGTACCGCAAAGAGCATGCCCTGGTCAGCCAGTTGTTCGTGATGGACGGCAAGACTAAGATCTCCGACGTCGTCGCCAAGGCCGGCAAGGATGCGGGCGCCGAGATCAAGCTGGTGGACTATGTCCGCTTCCAGCTCGGCGAGGGCATCGAGAAGGAGCAGTCCGACTTCGCAGCCGAGGTTGCTGCTGCTTCGGGTGTGCCACAGGCGTAA